In Modestobacter versicolor, a single genomic region encodes these proteins:
- a CDS encoding ABC transporter permease: MFFFTIRRVLASVLVLVVSSFLVFALCAASFDPLAQYYSRNPRPPQEFFDQLRERFGLNDPFLVRYWNWLTGVLHGDFGVTVDGTPVADQLPGRLMVTGRMILAAIVIAVLLAVIVGVIGAVRQYKPSDYTFTFIAYILIALPTFWFAALLKEFVAGGINDLLGSQVLYTIGEETPGLSLYAGGWELWSDRLGHLVLPTVSLALLSFAAWSRFQRASMLDVLGSDYMRLARAKGLTYRRTVLKHGLRNALIPLTTVVALGIGTLFGGAVITETVFVWHGMGEYLLENGIGQQDVNVVLGWLLVSAVFVVLFNLVADILYAVLDPRIRLS, encoded by the coding sequence ATGTTCTTCTTCACGATCCGGCGCGTCCTGGCGTCGGTCCTCGTGTTGGTCGTCAGCTCGTTCCTGGTCTTCGCGCTCTGCGCGGCGAGCTTCGACCCGCTGGCCCAGTACTACAGCCGCAACCCCCGGCCGCCGCAGGAGTTCTTCGACCAGCTGCGCGAGCGGTTCGGGCTCAACGACCCGTTCCTCGTCCGCTACTGGAACTGGCTGACCGGCGTCCTGCACGGCGACTTCGGCGTGACCGTCGACGGCACCCCGGTGGCCGACCAGCTCCCCGGCCGCCTCATGGTGACCGGCCGGATGATCCTCGCGGCGATCGTGATCGCGGTGCTGCTGGCGGTCATCGTCGGCGTGATCGGCGCGGTGCGGCAGTACAAGCCCTCGGACTACACCTTCACCTTCATCGCCTACATCCTGATCGCGCTGCCGACCTTCTGGTTCGCCGCGCTGCTGAAGGAGTTCGTGGCGGGCGGCATCAACGACCTGCTGGGCAGCCAGGTGCTCTACACCATCGGTGAGGAGACCCCCGGCCTGTCGCTGTACGCCGGCGGCTGGGAGCTGTGGTCGGACCGGCTGGGGCACCTCGTGCTGCCCACGGTCAGCCTGGCGCTGCTGTCCTTCGCGGCCTGGAGCCGGTTCCAGCGCGCCTCGATGCTCGACGTGCTGGGGTCGGACTACATGCGGCTGGCGCGGGCCAAGGGCCTCACCTACCGGCGCACCGTCCTCAAGCACGGGCTGCGCAACGCGCTGATCCCGCTGACCACCGTCGTCGCGCTGGGCATCGGCACGCTCTTCGGTGGTGCGGTCATCACCGAGACCGTCTTCGTCTGGCACGGCATGGGCGAGTACCTGCTGGAGAACGGCATCGGTCAGCAGGACGTGAACGTGGTGCTCGGCTGGCTGCTGGTCAGCGCGGTCTTCGTCGTCCTCTTCAACCTCGTCGCCGACATCCTGTACGCGGTCCTCGACCCGCGGATCCGGCTGTCCTGA
- a CDS encoding ABC transporter family substrate-binding protein: MKLSKRSAVLIATGVTGAMALTACGGGSDSGDDEASGGGSGRVVYGESTDWPENLMPLIAAGNATSVANIEAQLFPQAYLVQPDLSLEYNDELLTEEPTSEVTGETQTVTYKINPDAVWSDGEPITADDFEFSWNLQKSSDPAEGGCASLLSTTGYDQVTGVEGADDGKTVTVTLGTPFADWKALFSGSNNPVFPSHVMDKGDPAANCEAITTGWPIAEGIPSDISGGPWQLKKENINNGQQIVVLTPNENYWGEKPKLEQLVIQGIGNDPTTAVQGLSSGELNMIYPQPQLDLVDQIADLEPNVVSDVNFGLSFEHVDFNTTDPLLSDVRVRQAFAMALDRQEIVDQTVGQFSSDAQVLDNRIWLNTQPQYEDTAPEQYKSADVAGAKALLEEAGWALGSDGVYAKGGQRLSLRIDTTANNPLREQTINVMIPQLKEAGIEASFNANPDIFAGADKPTSLEAGGFQVALFAWVGSPFISGTPPIYLAPQGDAIGQNYARIGTPEIDALFAEWLTLTEDSEIADTGNEIDRLLWDQMATLPLYQKPTFIAYSSTIEGAEDNPTQAGPLWNASTWSLQQ, encoded by the coding sequence GTGAAGTTGAGCAAGCGCAGCGCAGTGCTCATCGCCACCGGGGTCACCGGTGCGATGGCACTGACGGCGTGCGGCGGCGGCAGCGACAGCGGCGACGACGAGGCCTCGGGCGGCGGTTCAGGCCGCGTCGTCTACGGCGAGTCCACCGACTGGCCCGAGAACCTGATGCCCCTCATCGCGGCGGGCAACGCGACCTCGGTGGCCAACATCGAGGCGCAGCTCTTCCCGCAGGCCTACCTGGTCCAGCCCGACCTCAGCCTCGAGTACAACGACGAGCTGCTCACCGAGGAGCCCACCTCCGAGGTCACCGGCGAGACCCAGACCGTCACGTACAAGATCAACCCGGACGCGGTCTGGAGCGACGGCGAGCCGATCACCGCTGACGACTTCGAGTTCAGCTGGAACCTGCAGAAGTCCTCCGACCCGGCCGAGGGCGGCTGCGCCTCGCTGCTCAGCACCACCGGCTACGACCAGGTCACCGGGGTCGAGGGCGCGGACGACGGCAAGACCGTCACCGTCACCCTCGGCACCCCGTTCGCCGACTGGAAGGCGCTGTTCTCCGGCTCCAACAACCCGGTCTTCCCGTCGCACGTCATGGACAAGGGCGACCCGGCCGCCAACTGCGAGGCCATCACCACCGGCTGGCCGATCGCCGAGGGCATCCCCAGCGACATCTCCGGCGGCCCCTGGCAGCTGAAGAAGGAGAACATCAACAACGGTCAGCAGATCGTCGTCCTCACCCCGAACGAGAACTACTGGGGCGAGAAGCCGAAGCTGGAGCAGCTGGTCATCCAGGGCATCGGCAACGACCCGACGACCGCCGTCCAGGGTCTGTCCAGCGGCGAGCTGAACATGATCTACCCGCAGCCGCAGCTGGACCTGGTCGACCAGATCGCCGACCTGGAGCCCAACGTCGTCAGCGACGTGAACTTCGGCCTGAGCTTCGAGCACGTGGACTTCAACACCACCGACCCGCTGCTGTCCGACGTCCGCGTCCGCCAGGCGTTCGCGATGGCGCTGGACCGCCAGGAGATCGTCGACCAGACCGTCGGCCAGTTCTCCTCCGACGCGCAGGTCCTCGACAACCGCATCTGGCTCAACACCCAGCCGCAGTACGAGGACACCGCCCCGGAGCAGTACAAGAGCGCTGACGTCGCGGGTGCCAAGGCCCTCCTCGAGGAGGCCGGCTGGGCGCTCGGCTCGGACGGCGTCTACGCCAAGGGCGGCCAGCGGCTCTCGCTGCGCATCGACACCACGGCGAACAACCCGCTGCGCGAGCAGACGATCAACGTCATGATCCCGCAGCTGAAGGAAGCCGGCATCGAGGCCAGCTTCAACGCCAACCCGGACATCTTCGCCGGTGCGGACAAGCCGACCTCCCTCGAGGCCGGGGGCTTCCAGGTCGCCCTCTTCGCCTGGGTCGGCAGCCCGTTCATCTCGGGCACCCCGCCGATCTACCTGGCGCCGCAGGGTGACGCGATCGGGCAGAACTACGCCCGCATCGGCACCCCGGAGATCGACGCCCTGTTCGCGGAGTGGCTGACCCTCACCGAGGACAGCGAGATCGCCGACACCGGCAACGAGATCGACCGGCTGCTCTGGGACCAGATGGCCACGCTGCCGCTGTACCAGAAGCCGACCTTCATCGCCTACAGCAGCACGATCGAGGGCGCTGAGGACAACCCGACGCAGGCCGGGCCGCTCTGGAACGCCTCCACCTGGTCGCTCCAGCAGTGA
- a CDS encoding CsbD family protein, producing the protein MSGMDKLQNKAQELAGQGKEAAGKATDDKDLQAEGHKDQAAGNAKQAGEKVKDIFK; encoded by the coding sequence ATGAGCGGTATGGACAAGCTCCAGAACAAGGCCCAGGAACTCGCCGGACAGGGCAAGGAGGCCGCAGGCAAGGCCACCGACGACAAGGACCTGCAGGCCGAGGGCCACAAGGACCAGGCCGCCGGGAACGCCAAGCAGGCCGGCGAGAAGGTCAAGGACATCTTCAAGTGA
- a CDS encoding TldD/PmbA family protein, whose amino-acid sequence MGSTAFDAAATAVEAALAAGARYADARLVDRRYESMTARDGDVRALSQTTAAGLGVRALVGSSWGFAALGDPAGDAEARRTGARATAIARASTAVPGPPVDLVAVPAVQGGWSSECLEDPFAVPLAEKGDLLTGVTATMRAAGVAVAEASSQAWDTRTAFVSSEGARIGQHVVECGAGMHCLTVGDGETQRRSYPAFRGQFGTRGWELVRSLDLPGHAERIAAEAQALLTAPACPSEETTLLLGGEQMSLQVHESVGHAIELDRILGWEAAFAGTSWLDLDQLGSLRFGSELMNITIDPTIPGALGSFGYDDEGSPAVARDAVREGIWVGVLAGRDSAAVAGLDYAGSVRADGFARLPMVRMTNVGLEPGPHTLEEMIAATDDGVLMEHNRSWSIDDRRLNFQFGCEIGWEVKNGRRGRMLRNPSYTGIGPRFWSSLDMLAGRDPGEWRAWGTPNCGKGQPGQVGHTGHGTAPARFSGVRVGVRG is encoded by the coding sequence GTGGGCAGCACAGCCTTCGACGCCGCGGCCACCGCGGTCGAGGCGGCCCTCGCCGCCGGCGCCCGCTACGCCGACGCCCGGCTGGTCGACCGGCGGTACGAGTCGATGACCGCGCGCGACGGCGACGTCCGGGCGCTGAGCCAGACCACCGCCGCCGGGCTGGGCGTGCGCGCGCTGGTCGGCTCGTCCTGGGGCTTCGCCGCCCTCGGGGACCCGGCCGGCGACGCCGAGGCCCGCCGCACCGGTGCCCGGGCCACCGCGATCGCCCGGGCGTCCACCGCCGTCCCCGGCCCGCCGGTCGACCTGGTCGCCGTCCCCGCGGTGCAGGGCGGCTGGTCCAGCGAGTGCCTCGAGGACCCGTTCGCCGTCCCGCTGGCGGAGAAGGGCGACCTGCTCACCGGCGTCACCGCCACGATGCGGGCCGCCGGGGTCGCCGTCGCCGAGGCCTCGTCGCAGGCCTGGGACACCCGCACCGCGTTCGTCTCCAGCGAGGGTGCCCGGATCGGGCAGCACGTCGTCGAGTGCGGCGCGGGCATGCACTGCCTCACCGTGGGGGACGGCGAGACCCAGCGCCGCTCCTACCCCGCCTTCCGCGGCCAGTTCGGCACCCGGGGCTGGGAGCTGGTCCGGTCGCTGGACCTGCCCGGGCACGCCGAGCGGATCGCCGCCGAGGCCCAGGCGCTGCTGACCGCCCCGGCCTGCCCGTCGGAGGAGACGACCCTGCTGCTCGGCGGGGAGCAGATGTCGCTGCAGGTCCACGAGTCGGTCGGGCACGCCATCGAGCTGGACCGGATCCTCGGCTGGGAGGCCGCCTTCGCCGGCACCTCGTGGCTGGACCTGGACCAGCTCGGGTCGCTGCGCTTCGGCTCCGAGCTGATGAACATCACCATCGACCCGACCATCCCCGGCGCGCTCGGCTCGTTCGGCTACGACGACGAGGGCTCCCCGGCGGTCGCCCGCGACGCGGTGCGCGAGGGCATCTGGGTCGGCGTGCTGGCCGGCCGCGACTCCGCCGCCGTCGCCGGGCTCGACTACGCGGGCTCCGTGCGGGCCGACGGGTTCGCCCGGCTGCCCATGGTGCGGATGACCAACGTCGGGCTCGAGCCCGGGCCGCACACCCTGGAGGAGATGATCGCCGCCACCGACGACGGGGTGCTGATGGAGCACAACCGCTCCTGGTCCATCGACGACCGGCGGCTGAACTTCCAGTTCGGCTGCGAGATCGGCTGGGAGGTCAAGAACGGGCGCCGCGGCCGGATGCTGCGCAACCCCTCCTACACCGGCATCGGCCCGCGGTTCTGGTCGTCGCTGGACATGCTCGCCGGCCGGGACCCCGGCGAGTGGCGGGCGTGGGGCACACCGAACTGCGGCAAGGGCCAGCCCGGGCAGGTGGGGCACACCGGCCACGGCACCGCGCCGGCCCGGTTCTCCGGCGTCCGGGTGGGGGTGCGGGGATGA
- a CDS encoding TldD/PmbA family protein: MSDALDSLVSAVLDQVRRQAGADAAATVRAESTALALTRFAASAVHQNVADERATVHLQLTVDGGRTASASTTRGDSVPDLVAATLAAARLLPRDPSWPGLGTPAPLLTAGNPDPPTAEATPAERAAAVAAFVEAAGGLSTAGYVQTSSITAVLADTAGQHVRGAATSAACDGIARLSGADGVARSASRRFADLDCGALGARAAAKARAGVDAAPVAPGGYPVVLEPAAVSDLVAGLASGQFNGKAVVDGTSGIRLGEQQFDPAVTLVDDPVGPDATGLPFDSEGTPGRRTELVRDGVPVGLTTDRRVAAALGSPSTGHASDVSATWGPIAGDPALAPGSGGTVEELVAGLDRGLLVSDLWYTRVVDPKRSVWTGLTRNGVWLVEDGQVVAPVSTLRFTQSYLEALAPGSVTVGSVVDPQPARLTMGYAGTNRFAVPALRLASWNITGNAAG, from the coding sequence ATGAGCGACGCCCTCGACTCCCTCGTGTCGGCGGTGCTCGACCAGGTGCGCCGGCAGGCCGGTGCGGACGCCGCGGCCACGGTGCGCGCGGAGTCCACCGCGCTCGCGCTCACCCGGTTCGCCGCCTCCGCCGTGCACCAGAACGTGGCCGACGAGCGGGCGACGGTGCACCTGCAGCTGACCGTGGACGGCGGCCGGACGGCGAGCGCCTCGACCACCCGCGGCGACTCGGTCCCGGACCTGGTGGCCGCGACGCTGGCCGCGGCCCGGCTGCTCCCCCGCGACCCCTCCTGGCCCGGGCTGGGCACCCCCGCGCCGCTGCTGACCGCCGGCAACCCCGACCCGCCGACCGCGGAGGCCACCCCCGCCGAGCGGGCCGCCGCCGTCGCGGCGTTCGTCGAGGCCGCCGGCGGGCTGAGCACCGCCGGCTACGTGCAGACCTCGTCGATCACCGCCGTCCTGGCCGACACCGCCGGGCAGCACGTCCGGGGCGCGGCCACCTCCGCCGCGTGCGACGGCATCGCCCGGCTCTCCGGCGCCGACGGGGTGGCCCGGTCGGCGTCCCGCCGCTTCGCCGACCTGGACTGCGGGGCCCTCGGCGCCCGCGCGGCGGCGAAGGCCCGGGCCGGCGTGGACGCCGCACCGGTCGCGCCGGGCGGGTACCCCGTGGTGCTCGAACCGGCCGCGGTCAGCGACCTGGTCGCCGGGCTGGCGTCGGGCCAGTTCAACGGCAAGGCGGTCGTCGACGGCACCTCCGGGATCCGGCTGGGCGAGCAGCAGTTCGACCCCGCCGTCACCCTCGTCGACGACCCGGTGGGCCCGGACGCCACCGGGCTGCCGTTCGACAGCGAGGGCACGCCGGGCCGCCGCACCGAGCTGGTGCGCGACGGGGTGCCGGTCGGGCTGACCACCGACCGGCGGGTGGCCGCCGCGCTGGGCAGCCCGTCGACCGGGCACGCCTCCGACGTCTCGGCGACGTGGGGCCCGATCGCCGGCGACCCCGCCCTGGCGCCCGGGTCCGGCGGCACGGTCGAGGAGCTGGTGGCCGGCCTGGACCGCGGCCTGCTGGTGAGCGACCTCTGGTACACCCGCGTCGTCGACCCCAAGCGCTCGGTGTGGACCGGGCTGACCCGCAACGGCGTGTGGCTGGTCGAGGACGGGCAGGTGGTCGCGCCGGTGAGCACGCTGCGCTTCACCCAGTCCTACCTGGAGGCGCTGGCACCGGGGTCGGTGACCGTCGGCTCGGTCGTCGACCCGCAGCCGGCGCGGCTGACCATGGGCTACGCGGGCACCAACCGCTTCGCCGTCCCGGCGCTGCGGCTGGCGAGCTGGAACATCACCGGCAACGCCGCCGGCTGA
- a CDS encoding endonuclease domain-containing protein, whose amino-acid sequence MTPSRQFLGGLFIGSHAVAEGLLTKRQLESGGYRRVLRNVYADPGRRHDHELKARAAALLMPADAALGGRSAAAWFGAPFSLAAEPVVVVVPHRCRWQGPSGVQVHRTDLRPDEAWTTEDGLRVTTAARTAWDIATLEPTAAAVALLDGMVRDGRERQHGLTEAVLASEFLRRRGRWGSRRAGSLVPLVDGRAMSPPESRVRVACHLAGLPHPVPQYAVHDDGRFLGQVDLAWPEAKLVVEYEGAHHFEGLQIVRDDERYARLTTAGWRVIRLGSADLRDLDAVVVRIREALVDAGVLD is encoded by the coding sequence GTGACGCCGTCCCGCCAGTTCCTCGGAGGCCTCTTCATCGGCTCCCACGCCGTGGCCGAGGGGCTGCTGACCAAACGGCAACTCGAGTCAGGCGGCTACCGGCGCGTGCTGCGGAACGTCTACGCCGACCCCGGACGCCGCCACGACCACGAGCTCAAAGCCCGGGCTGCTGCACTGCTGATGCCGGCTGACGCCGCGCTGGGCGGGCGTTCGGCGGCTGCCTGGTTCGGTGCGCCCTTCAGCTTGGCCGCCGAGCCGGTGGTGGTCGTCGTCCCGCATCGATGCCGGTGGCAGGGGCCCAGCGGCGTGCAGGTGCACCGGACCGATCTCCGACCGGACGAGGCGTGGACGACCGAGGACGGGCTGCGCGTCACGACAGCCGCACGCACGGCGTGGGACATCGCCACGCTCGAACCCACCGCAGCGGCGGTGGCCCTGCTCGACGGCATGGTCCGAGACGGGCGGGAGCGGCAGCACGGTCTAACCGAAGCGGTGCTGGCGTCGGAATTCCTCCGACGTCGCGGCCGGTGGGGGAGCCGGCGGGCGGGGTCGTTGGTACCGCTCGTGGACGGCCGGGCGATGAGCCCGCCCGAGTCACGCGTGCGGGTCGCCTGTCACCTGGCCGGCCTGCCGCACCCCGTCCCGCAGTACGCCGTCCACGACGACGGCCGTTTCCTCGGCCAGGTGGACCTCGCGTGGCCCGAGGCGAAGTTGGTCGTCGAGTACGAAGGTGCGCACCACTTCGAGGGGCTGCAGATCGTCAGGGACGACGAGCGCTACGCCCGGCTGACGACAGCCGGCTGGCGGGTCATCCGGCTGGGTTCGGCTGACCTCCGGGACCTGGACGCCGTGGTCGTCCGCATTCGGGAGGCCCTCGTCGATGCCGGTGTCCTCGACTGA
- a CDS encoding (deoxy)nucleoside triphosphate pyrophosphohydrolase: MIQLRFTTLVEAPLTVAFDVARSLGRPWPQPLREVESERPYRDVYQAAPRSGRPTLTHTRHFTATSAGTRVDEQVSWEPRLPGVLGVLLDRAVLRGRVVRAMQAHLDAYSAAAARRALEVVQVVGAALVDDRARVLVAQRGSGSLAGLWEFPGGKVEPGEADLSALVRECAEELGVQVRPESFLGEVPLDGVVAGGTPGASTMRLWWGRITGGELVAHEHTELRWLRADELEDLDWIAADRPLLPAVRALLTHL; the protein is encoded by the coding sequence GTGATCCAGCTGCGCTTCACCACGTTGGTGGAGGCTCCGCTCACCGTCGCCTTCGACGTCGCGCGCTCGCTGGGCCGCCCCTGGCCGCAGCCGCTGCGCGAGGTGGAGTCCGAGCGGCCGTACCGCGACGTCTACCAGGCAGCACCCCGCAGCGGCCGGCCGACGCTGACCCACACCCGCCACTTCACCGCCACCAGCGCCGGCACCCGCGTCGACGAGCAGGTCTCGTGGGAGCCCCGGCTGCCCGGCGTGCTGGGTGTTCTGCTCGACCGGGCGGTGCTGCGCGGCCGCGTCGTCCGGGCGATGCAGGCCCACCTCGACGCCTACTCCGCGGCCGCCGCCCGCCGGGCGCTGGAGGTCGTCCAGGTGGTGGGGGCAGCGCTGGTCGACGACCGGGCCCGGGTGCTGGTGGCCCAGCGCGGCTCGGGGTCGCTCGCCGGGCTGTGGGAGTTCCCCGGCGGCAAGGTCGAGCCGGGGGAGGCCGACCTGTCGGCGCTGGTGCGCGAGTGCGCCGAGGAGCTCGGCGTCCAGGTGCGGCCCGAGTCGTTCCTGGGCGAGGTGCCGCTGGACGGCGTCGTGGCCGGCGGCACCCCCGGGGCCTCGACGATGCGGCTGTGGTGGGGGCGGATCACCGGCGGCGAGCTGGTCGCCCACGAGCACACCGAGCTGCGCTGGCTGCGCGCCGACGAGCTCGAGGACCTGGACTGGATCGCGGCCGACCGCCCTCTCCTCCCCGCCGTCCGCGCCCTCCTCACCCACCTCTGA
- a CDS encoding RrF2 family transcriptional regulator: MASVRISARVDYAVRAAVELAAVAPDSLTSDKIAQAQGIPARFLQAILGDLQHARLVTSQRGREGGYRLALPPSEVSIARVMRVEQGFLAEVHGQRPEDVEYPGAAAPLAQVWVAAREAYRRVLENVTLADVVAGTMPPQVAEMIELESAWRSFSSVDTD; this comes from the coding sequence ATGGCCTCCGTGCGCATCTCAGCCCGGGTCGACTACGCAGTGCGGGCGGCCGTCGAGCTGGCCGCCGTCGCCCCCGACTCGTTGACCTCCGACAAGATCGCGCAGGCGCAGGGGATCCCGGCCCGCTTCCTGCAGGCCATCCTCGGCGACCTGCAGCACGCCCGGCTGGTCACCAGCCAGCGCGGCCGCGAGGGCGGCTACCGGCTGGCCCTGCCGCCGTCAGAGGTGTCGATCGCCCGGGTCATGCGGGTCGAGCAGGGCTTCCTCGCCGAGGTGCACGGGCAGCGGCCCGAGGACGTCGAGTACCCCGGCGCCGCGGCACCGCTCGCGCAGGTCTGGGTCGCCGCCCGCGAGGCCTACCGCCGGGTGCTGGAGAACGTCACGCTCGCCGACGTCGTGGCCGGGACGATGCCCCCGCAGGTCGCGGAGATGATCGAGCTGGAGAGCGCCTGGCGTTCCTTCAGCAGCGTCGACACCGACTGA
- a CDS encoding nitrite/sulfite reductase: MSTPTRSSSRPQRGQGQWALGYREPLNPNERMKKDSDGLDVRQRILDIYAHTGFDGIDPGDLRGRMRWMGLYTQRAQGIPGGKTAVLEPEELEDSYFMLRVRIDGGQLSTEQLRVIGGISTEFGRDVADVTDRQNVQLHWIRIEDVPEIWRRLEQVGLSSTEACGDVPRVMLNCPLAGVLEDEIVDASAVLAETVEKYLGDREFSNLPRKWKTSMSGCVDRCTEPEIDDVSFNGVVNADGEVGYDLWVGGGLSTNPMFAKRIGVFVRPEQVSDVWAACTSIFRDYGYRRSRNHARIKFLMADWGPEKFRQVLEDEYLHAKLPDGPAAAPPKHEERDHVGVSKQKDGANALGFALRTGRLSGTLLTRIADLAEEFGGQGGRIRTTTQQKLVILDVPDERVEELVAALAEHDLLVRPSAFRRGTMACTGLEFCKLAIVETKAHAQELYAELERRLPGFDEPIGINVNGCPNSCARFQTADIGFKGMIVRNAAGESVEGFQVHLGGHLGVEASFGRKFRGHKITKEETADYCERVLRGYLDRRTEGERFASYVARAEEEWLL, encoded by the coding sequence GTGTCGACCCCCACCCGCAGCAGCAGCCGGCCCCAGCGGGGCCAGGGCCAGTGGGCACTCGGCTACCGCGAGCCGCTGAACCCGAACGAGCGGATGAAGAAGGACTCCGACGGGCTCGACGTGCGGCAGCGGATCCTGGACATCTACGCGCACACCGGCTTCGACGGCATCGACCCGGGCGACCTGCGCGGGCGGATGCGGTGGATGGGCCTCTACACCCAGCGGGCGCAGGGCATCCCCGGCGGCAAGACCGCCGTGCTGGAGCCCGAGGAGCTCGAGGACTCCTACTTCATGCTGCGGGTGCGCATCGACGGCGGGCAGCTGAGCACCGAGCAGCTGCGGGTCATCGGTGGCATCAGCACCGAGTTCGGCCGGGACGTCGCCGACGTGACCGACCGGCAGAACGTGCAGCTGCACTGGATCCGGATCGAGGACGTGCCGGAGATCTGGCGCCGGCTGGAGCAGGTGGGCCTGTCCAGCACCGAGGCGTGCGGCGACGTCCCGCGCGTCATGCTGAACTGCCCGCTGGCCGGGGTCCTGGAGGACGAGATCGTCGACGCCTCCGCCGTCCTGGCCGAGACGGTGGAGAAGTACCTGGGCGACCGCGAGTTCAGCAACCTGCCGCGCAAGTGGAAGACGTCGATGTCCGGCTGCGTCGACCGCTGCACCGAGCCGGAGATCGACGACGTGTCGTTCAACGGCGTGGTCAACGCGGACGGCGAGGTGGGCTACGACCTGTGGGTCGGCGGCGGTCTGTCGACCAACCCGATGTTCGCCAAGCGGATCGGGGTCTTCGTCCGGCCCGAGCAGGTCTCCGACGTGTGGGCGGCCTGCACGTCGATCTTCCGCGACTACGGCTACCGCCGGTCGCGGAACCACGCCCGGATCAAGTTCCTGATGGCCGACTGGGGCCCGGAGAAGTTCCGCCAGGTGCTGGAGGACGAGTACCTGCACGCCAAGCTGCCCGACGGCCCCGCCGCCGCGCCGCCGAAGCACGAGGAGCGGGACCACGTCGGCGTCAGCAAGCAGAAGGACGGCGCCAACGCGCTGGGCTTCGCGCTGCGCACCGGCCGGCTCAGCGGCACCCTGCTCACCCGGATCGCCGACCTGGCCGAGGAGTTCGGCGGGCAGGGCGGGCGGATCCGGACGACGACGCAGCAGAAGCTGGTCATCCTCGACGTCCCCGACGAGCGGGTCGAGGAGCTGGTCGCGGCGCTGGCCGAGCACGACCTGCTGGTGCGGCCCAGCGCCTTCCGCCGCGGCACCATGGCCTGCACCGGGCTGGAGTTCTGCAAGCTGGCGATCGTCGAGACCAAGGCGCACGCCCAGGAGCTGTACGCCGAGCTCGAGCGCCGGCTGCCCGGCTTCGACGAGCCGATCGGCATCAACGTCAACGGCTGCCCGAACAGCTGCGCCCGGTTCCAGACCGCTGACATCGGCTTCAAGGGCATGATCGTCCGCAACGCCGCCGGCGAGAGCGTGGAGGGCTTCCAGGTGCACCTGGGCGGCCACCTCGGCGTCGAGGCCTCCTTCGGCCGCAAGTTCCGCGGCCACAAGATCACCAAGGAGGAGACGGCGGACTACTGCGAGCGGGTGCTCCGCGGCTACCTCGACCGGCGCACCGAGGGCGAGCGGTTCGCCTCCTACGTGGCCCGCGCCGAGGAGGAGTGGCTGCTGTGA